The Methanoculleus sp. SDB genome has a segment encoding these proteins:
- a CDS encoding molecular chaperone DnaJ codes for MNTHTAMAVREAAEVLGITGGASLNEIRHRYRELMKEWHPDAAKSDPPSSHQRAATLNGAYELLLDYCTNHRFSFRLDDIKATLGKTPGEYWMERFGDDPLWS; via the coding sequence ATGAACACACATACTGCCATGGCCGTCAGGGAGGCAGCGGAGGTTCTCGGGATTACCGGGGGGGCCAGTCTGAACGAGATACGCCACCGCTATCGTGAGCTGATGAAAGAATGGCACCCGGATGCGGCAAAAAGTGACCCGCCATCCTCCCACCAGAGAGCCGCCACCCTCAACGGGGCATATGAACTCCTCCTTGACTACTGCACGAATCACCGGTTCTCGTTCCGTCTCGATGACATCAAAGCCACCCTGGGGAAGACTCCCGGCGAATACTGGATGGAGCGGTTCGGCGACGACCCTCTCTGGAGCTGA
- a CDS encoding iron ABC transporter ATP-binding protein, producing the protein MVTLRIEDLSFSYRQGKVLDAISFETGEGELLGIVGPNGCGKTTLIKCIDQILLPDRGSIRLDGTDLQRLSRRELSRRISYVPQAISSSGSSTVFEIVLMGRRPYLNWSVSESDELKVIEAIKLLGIENLAFRNIRNLSGGERQRVMIARALVQDTQILLLDEPTSNLDVHYQMGVLEVISGLARERDLTVIMAIHDLNLASRYCTDLLVLNRGTVYGQGSPSDLLSPEMIREVYGIEALVKHDPSPPYVVPIRAVRERP; encoded by the coding sequence GTGGTAACGCTTCGAATCGAGGATCTCTCTTTCTCGTACCGCCAGGGGAAAGTGCTCGACGCCATCTCGTTCGAGACGGGTGAGGGTGAACTCCTCGGTATTGTGGGGCCGAACGGCTGCGGAAAGACGACCCTGATCAAGTGCATCGATCAGATACTCCTCCCGGACAGGGGTTCGATCCGGCTGGACGGAACGGATCTGCAGAGATTGTCCCGCCGCGAACTCTCCCGGCGGATCTCGTATGTTCCCCAGGCCATCTCTTCGTCAGGTTCCTCGACCGTTTTTGAGATCGTGCTGATGGGCCGACGACCGTACCTGAACTGGAGCGTCTCCGAATCCGACGAGCTGAAGGTGATAGAGGCGATAAAACTGCTCGGAATCGAGAATCTTGCCTTCAGGAATATTCGCAATCTCTCCGGGGGAGAGCGGCAGCGGGTGATGATCGCCCGGGCACTGGTTCAGGACACACAGATCCTCCTGCTGGACGAACCCACAAGCAACCTTGACGTGCATTACCAGATGGGGGTTCTCGAAGTCATTTCCGGACTCGCACGTGAGCGAGACCTCACGGTTATCATGGCAATTCACGACCTGAATCTCGCGTCACGGTACTGCACCGATCTGCTCGTTCTCAACCGGGGAACGGTATACGGACAGGGAAGCCCGTCCGATTTGCTCTCTCCTGAGATGATCCGCGAGGTGTACGGCATCGAAGCGCTGGTAAAGCACGACCCCTCACCACCCTATGTAGTGCCGATACGGGCTGTCCGCGAGCGACCGTAA
- a CDS encoding methyltransferase type 11, which yields MTEEIFERYAGEYDAWYDVHRSVYHAELARIQSVLPPVDARSVEVGVGSGRFAGPLGIRLGIEPSRALGGMAYRRGIDVIRGRAESLPLRDNSCSLALLVTVLCFLDDPHGALAELYRIVVPGGALVIGFLERDGPVVRTYLREGEKGRFLSHARFFSSDEVRGLLRQAGFSVLSGDSRQGFGVFVAKKD from the coding sequence ATGACAGAGGAGATCTTCGAGCGGTATGCCGGGGAATATGATGCCTGGTATGATGTGCACCGGAGCGTCTATCACGCAGAACTGGCCCGCATTCAGAGCGTCCTCCCTCCGGTCGATGCCCGGAGCGTTGAAGTCGGCGTGGGATCCGGGAGGTTCGCCGGCCCGCTCGGGATCCGGCTGGGCATCGAACCCTCGCGGGCACTCGGCGGGATGGCATACCGGAGGGGAATCGATGTCATCCGCGGCCGTGCGGAAAGCCTTCCCCTCCGGGATAACTCGTGTTCGCTGGCGCTTCTCGTGACCGTTCTCTGTTTCCTTGACGATCCACACGGGGCGCTTGCCGAACTATACAGGATTGTCGTCCCGGGGGGCGCCCTCGTCATCGGCTTCCTCGAACGCGACGGTCCGGTCGTGCGGACGTACCTCCGCGAGGGGGAGAAGGGGCGTTTTCTCTCCCATGCCCGTTTTTTCTCGTCCGATGAGGTTCGGGGGCTCCTCCGGCAGGCCGGATTTTCCGTGCTTTCGGGGGATTCCCGGCAGGGATTCGGTGTTTTCGTGGCGAAGAAGGACTGA
- a CDS encoding tryptophan synthase subunit alpha, whose product MSRINKAFEGPAFIAFTVAGDPDYATSLMIAQTLIRSGADILELGIPFSDPVGDGPVIQRADERALSAGATTASAFTLVREIRKESDIPVVLLVYCNTVYARGPACFYREAKDAGVDGILVVDMPAEEAGLVTGPAKESGIEQIFTVTPTTPPARVKMISALAGGFLYLVSLSGVTGKRETLSEAARPLIRRVREQTDMPLALGFGIADEVQARQAVEAGADGVIVGSAIVEIIERNAGNPGRMERELAAFTARMKAAVDSHGV is encoded by the coding sequence ATGAGCAGAATCAATAAAGCCTTTGAAGGACCGGCATTCATCGCCTTTACGGTGGCGGGCGATCCCGATTACGCGACCTCGCTTATGATTGCGCAGACCCTCATCCGTTCGGGAGCGGACATTCTGGAGCTGGGCATCCCGTTCTCGGACCCGGTGGGCGACGGCCCCGTAATCCAGCGGGCCGATGAACGGGCTCTCTCTGCCGGTGCAACGACCGCCTCCGCCTTTACGCTCGTGAGGGAGATCAGGAAAGAGTCGGATATTCCGGTCGTGCTGCTCGTATACTGCAACACGGTCTATGCCCGGGGGCCCGCATGCTTCTACCGCGAGGCGAAGGACGCCGGGGTTGACGGGATACTGGTCGTCGATATGCCGGCCGAAGAGGCGGGGTTGGTGACGGGCCCTGCGAAAGAGTCAGGGATTGAGCAGATCTTTACGGTGACACCGACAACGCCCCCCGCCCGCGTGAAAATGATTTCCGCACTGGCCGGCGGCTTTCTCTACCTGGTCTCCCTCTCGGGGGTGACGGGAAAACGTGAAACGCTCTCGGAAGCCGCCCGGCCCCTGATCCGACGGGTACGGGAGCAGACCGACATGCCGCTCGCCCTCGGCTTCGGGATAGCGGATGAAGTCCAGGCCCGGCAGGCGGTGGAGGCCGGAGCGGACGGCGTTATTGTCGGAAGCGCCATCGTGGAGATTATCGAGAGAAATGCCGGAAATCCTGGCAGGATGGAGCGGGAGCTTGCGGCGTTCACCGCCCGGATGAAGGCGGCGGTGGATTCGCACGGGGTTTAA
- a CDS encoding iron ABC transporter permease, which translates to MASEETSAELHGRYGQLRRKRFTFIGIFVILLIVLALIAVTLGSADIPVDESYRAILAGLFPDHVSATELAMIIIWDYRLHRVLFAVTAGAGLAIAGAVMQGILRNPLASPFTLGIASAAATGASIAIVLGAGMMSGEYLVIGNAFLFSALAAGAIYGMARYRGVRSETMILAGIALMYLFSAITSLLQYLGTSAQLQEVVFWMFGSLEKSSWLKLSVVSLILALCLPYLFLRAWDLNALAEGDEVASSLGVPVERSMTAFMVIASLMTASIICFTGTIGFIGLVAPHITRMILGGDHRTLLPASGLAGAVLLLGADSLARSILAPAIIPVGIMTALLGVPFFIYLFLHRSDGQW; encoded by the coding sequence ATGGCATCTGAGGAGACCTCGGCTGAACTCCATGGCCGTTACGGGCAGCTACGGAGAAAAAGATTCACATTTATCGGTATTTTCGTAATCCTGCTCATTGTGCTCGCTCTGATTGCGGTTACCCTGGGCTCCGCTGATATCCCCGTGGATGAATCGTACAGGGCAATCCTCGCGGGCCTCTTTCCCGACCACGTCAGTGCAACGGAACTCGCGATGATCATCATCTGGGACTATCGGCTGCACCGGGTGCTCTTCGCCGTGACCGCAGGCGCCGGCCTCGCCATTGCCGGTGCGGTGATGCAGGGAATACTCCGGAATCCCCTCGCGAGCCCCTTCACGCTCGGCATCGCCTCCGCGGCGGCAACCGGTGCCTCGATCGCGATCGTGCTCGGTGCCGGGATGATGAGCGGAGAGTACCTCGTCATCGGCAATGCATTTCTCTTCTCGGCCCTCGCTGCCGGCGCGATCTACGGGATGGCCCGGTATCGGGGCGTGAGGTCGGAGACCATGATCCTTGCCGGAATCGCGCTTATGTATCTCTTCTCCGCCATCACCTCGCTTCTTCAGTATCTCGGCACGTCTGCACAGCTGCAGGAGGTGGTCTTCTGGATGTTCGGCTCACTGGAGAAATCATCGTGGCTGAAACTCAGCGTGGTGAGCCTGATCCTTGCACTGTGCCTCCCCTATTTGTTCCTCCGGGCATGGGATCTGAACGCACTCGCAGAGGGGGACGAGGTGGCATCCAGCCTCGGGGTGCCGGTCGAGCGCTCAATGACGGCATTTATGGTCATCGCATCGCTCATGACCGCCTCCATCATCTGCTTCACGGGCACCATCGGGTTTATCGGTCTTGTCGCACCCCATATCACGCGAATGATCCTCGGGGGCGACCACCGCACTCTCCTCCCTGCTTCAGGACTCGCGGGCGCGGTCCTGCTGCTCGGTGCTGACAGCCTCGCCCGAAGCATCCTTGCTCCCGCGATCATACCGGTCGGCATCATGACCGCACTCCTTGGAGTGCCGTTCTTCATCTATCTCTTTCTTCACAGGAGTGATGGACAGTGGTAA
- a CDS encoding tryptophan synthase subunit beta (catalyzes the formation of L-tryptophan from L-serine and 1-(indol-3-yl)glycerol 3-phosphate) yields MKKGRFGQYGGQFVPETLMAALAALEEGQRTICRSREFQDELALYLTEYAGRETPLTFCRNVSDDMGCRVYLKREDLLHGGAHKLNNTLGQALLARHMNKKRLIAETGAGQHGVATAIAGAVIGLPVEVYMGETDCTRQHLNVVRMELMGATVIPVSGGTATLKDAVNEAMRDWAASAGDSAYILGSVVGPHPYPRMVRDFQTVIGKEARRQILEREERLPDDVIACVGGGSNAIGIFHPFLGDDVALTGVEAGGRGIEPGEHGASLGHGRPGILHGALSYLLQDDDGQVRGTHSIAAGLDYPSVGPEHSMLKDTGRVRYESVRDTEVLDAFRYLSRREGIVPALESAHAVAYLLREKGRFEKDDIVIINLSGRGDKDITREVVHEQNQ; encoded by the coding sequence ATGAAGAAAGGACGTTTCGGCCAATACGGCGGTCAGTTTGTTCCGGAAACCCTGATGGCAGCCCTGGCGGCGCTCGAGGAGGGGCAGAGAACCATCTGCCGGAGCAGGGAGTTTCAGGACGAGCTTGCGTTGTACCTGACGGAGTATGCCGGGAGGGAGACACCCCTGACATTCTGCAGGAATGTCTCGGACGATATGGGGTGCAGGGTATACCTCAAACGCGAGGACCTCCTCCATGGCGGGGCGCATAAACTCAACAACACGCTCGGACAGGCCCTTCTTGCACGCCATATGAACAAAAAGAGGCTGATCGCCGAGACGGGAGCCGGCCAGCACGGCGTTGCGACGGCGATTGCCGGGGCGGTGATCGGTCTCCCGGTCGAGGTATACATGGGAGAGACGGACTGCACCCGACAGCATCTTAATGTCGTCAGAATGGAGCTGATGGGCGCAACCGTCATCCCGGTAAGCGGCGGGACCGCGACCCTCAAGGATGCGGTCAATGAGGCGATGCGGGACTGGGCAGCCAGTGCCGGGGATTCTGCCTATATCCTCGGCTCTGTCGTCGGGCCGCACCCGTACCCCCGGATGGTCAGGGATTTCCAGACAGTCATCGGAAAGGAGGCCCGGCGGCAGATCCTCGAGCGTGAGGAGCGCCTCCCCGATGACGTGATCGCCTGTGTGGGCGGCGGATCCAATGCCATCGGGATCTTCCATCCCTTCCTCGGGGATGATGTGGCGCTCACCGGCGTCGAGGCCGGCGGCAGGGGCATAGAGCCCGGAGAACACGGTGCCTCGCTCGGGCACGGCAGGCCGGGGATCCTGCACGGAGCCCTCTCCTACCTTCTCCAGGACGACGACGGGCAGGTCCGCGGAACGCACTCGATAGCGGCCGGGCTGGACTACCCCTCGGTCGGGCCCGAGCATAGCATGCTCAAAGATACCGGCCGGGTACGCTATGAAAGCGTCCGGGACACGGAGGTCCTCGACGCGTTCCGGTATCTCTCGCGACGGGAGGGAATCGTGCCGGCACTCGAGTCGGCGCATGCGGTTGCCTATCTCCTCCGGGAGAAGGGCAGGTTCGAAAAAGACGATATCGTCATCATCAACCTCTCCGGGAGGGGTGACAAGGATATCACACGGGAGGTCGTGCATGAGCAGAATCAATAA
- a CDS encoding indole-3-glycerol phosphate synthase → MILDEILRTTRHRIKEPGRGGERNDPLSLKEAITSVRGRHAVIAEIKFSSPSSGRIRDRTDPAAIAEEYRRGGCAAISVLTEPEFFGGRPEDIAAVKEVVSLPVLRKDFIIDVRQIGETKELGADAVLLIAGLLGDRLGTFVTAARKAGLEPLVEVHTHHDVEVALASGAGIIGINNRDLRTMQIRPDTTAERAGRIRNAGRLVVAMSGITGPEDIRRLAPHADAFLVGTALMSAKEPHTALEGLVFA, encoded by the coding sequence ATGATTCTGGACGAGATCCTCAGGACGACACGGCATCGGATAAAAGAGCCCGGACGAGGCGGAGAGAGGAACGACCCTCTGAGCCTGAAGGAGGCGATAACGTCCGTTCGGGGAAGGCATGCGGTCATCGCGGAGATCAAGTTTTCCTCGCCCTCCTCGGGAAGGATACGGGATCGGACCGATCCCGCCGCAATCGCGGAAGAATATCGGAGAGGCGGGTGTGCGGCCATATCGGTTCTCACCGAGCCCGAATTCTTCGGGGGAAGGCCGGAAGATATTGCGGCGGTGAAAGAAGTTGTCTCTCTCCCGGTTTTACGAAAGGACTTCATCATCGATGTACGCCAGATCGGGGAGACGAAAGAGCTCGGGGCGGATGCGGTGCTCCTGATCGCGGGCCTGCTCGGCGACCGGCTCGGAACGTTCGTCACTGCTGCCCGGAAGGCGGGGCTCGAACCCCTGGTCGAGGTGCACACGCACCATGATGTGGAGGTGGCGCTCGCATCGGGTGCCGGGATCATCGGGATCAACAACCGTGACCTCCGCACCATGCAGATCCGGCCGGATACAACGGCCGAACGAGCCGGACGGATTCGGAATGCCGGCAGGCTCGTCGTCGCGATGAGCGGGATTACAGGGCCGGAGGATATCAGGCGGCTTGCCCCCCATGCCGACGCCTTCCTTGTCGGAACGGCACTCATGTCAGCAAAGGAGCCGCACACGGCACTGGAGGGATTGGTATTCGCATAA
- a CDS encoding anthranilate synthase produces the protein MKALVIDCYDSFTYNLCQMIGRLGSEPVVVPNDYPPEKLRLRDIERVILSPGPGRPENSGLCLHALATFSREIPTLGVCLGHQAICFAFGGEIVRAENLMHGMTSLISHDGAGIFSGLVNPFTATRYHSLIAERGTLPDELAVTAVSCDDGYVMSVRHRDYPIEGIQFHPESILTGEGMHLMTNFLGSGCR, from the coding sequence ATGAAGGCCCTTGTAATCGACTGCTACGACAGCTTTACCTATAATCTCTGCCAGATGATCGGCCGCCTGGGCTCGGAGCCCGTGGTCGTGCCGAACGATTACCCGCCCGAAAAGCTCCGGCTCCGGGATATCGAGCGGGTCATCCTCTCTCCGGGGCCCGGCCGGCCCGAAAACTCGGGGCTCTGCCTCCACGCCCTTGCGACGTTTTCACGGGAGATCCCGACCCTCGGCGTGTGCCTCGGCCACCAGGCGATCTGCTTCGCTTTCGGAGGGGAGATCGTCCGGGCGGAAAACCTCATGCACGGGATGACCTCCCTGATCTCGCATGATGGTGCCGGGATCTTTTCCGGACTTGTGAATCCGTTTACGGCGACGAGGTACCACTCCCTCATCGCGGAGAGGGGGACGCTCCCCGACGAACTTGCCGTGACCGCGGTGAGCTGCGATGACGGCTATGTCATGAGCGTCCGGCACCGCGACTACCCGATTGAGGGCATACAGTTTCACCCCGAGAGCATCCTCACGGGGGAAGGCATGCACCTGATGACAAATTTCCTGGGGAGCGGGTGCCGGTGA
- a CDS encoding anthranilate phosphoribosyltransferase, whose protein sequence is MMQRAIARAAARTDLTADEAASAMTSMMTGSATDAQIGAFLTAMSMKGETKTEIAAGAGVLREHAAAIRPKCEGTLVDTCGTGGDMRGTFNISTAAAFVAAGAGVPVVKHGNRSVSSRCGSADLLEKVGVVLAIPPERTCRIIEEIGIGFLFAPLYHRAMKAVAGPRMEIGIRSLFNILGPLANPAGAEAQLIGVYNPELTETVAGALKILGTRRAMVVHGDGLDEITTAGRTRVSELTDGKVEHYELSCRDFGISEADPAALRGGDAGENAEIFLHVLGGGEGPARDIVLMNAGAAICLGGRAGSLDEGIRRAEDSIDSGKARRKLESLIEITGETP, encoded by the coding sequence GTGATGCAGAGAGCGATAGCACGGGCCGCGGCACGGACGGATCTCACCGCCGATGAGGCGGCGTCTGCCATGACTTCCATGATGACAGGCAGTGCGACAGATGCACAGATCGGAGCTTTCCTGACCGCAATGAGCATGAAGGGAGAGACGAAGACCGAGATTGCCGCCGGTGCGGGTGTGCTGAGGGAGCATGCCGCGGCAATAAGGCCGAAATGTGAAGGCACGCTCGTCGATACCTGCGGGACGGGAGGGGATATGCGAGGAACGTTCAATATCAGCACGGCAGCCGCGTTCGTCGCCGCGGGTGCAGGGGTTCCCGTCGTCAAACACGGAAACAGAAGCGTGAGCAGCAGGTGCGGATCAGCCGATCTGCTGGAGAAGGTCGGGGTCGTCCTCGCCATCCCGCCCGAAAGAACATGCCGCATCATAGAGGAGATTGGCATCGGCTTTCTGTTCGCACCCCTGTACCACCGGGCGATGAAAGCCGTTGCCGGGCCGCGGATGGAGATCGGGATACGGAGCCTCTTCAATATCCTCGGCCCGCTTGCAAACCCTGCCGGGGCAGAAGCCCAGCTCATCGGCGTATACAACCCGGAGCTCACGGAAACGGTCGCCGGTGCCCTGAAGATACTCGGCACCCGGCGGGCGATGGTCGTTCACGGCGACGGGCTCGATGAGATCACAACGGCCGGGAGAACCCGGGTTTCAGAGCTCACCGACGGGAAGGTGGAGCATTACGAACTTTCATGCCGGGACTTCGGCATCTCCGAGGCCGATCCGGCCGCGCTCAGGGGAGGCGATGCTGGAGAGAATGCGGAGATCTTCCTGCACGTCCTCGGAGGAGGGGAGGGGCCGGCACGCGACATCGTGCTCATGAATGCCGGGGCCGCGATATGCCTCGGGGGACGGGCAGGTTCGCTTGACGAGGGCATCCGCCGTGCGGAGGACTCGATTGACAGCGGAAAGGCCCGGAGAAAACTGGAATCGCTGATTGAGATAACCGGGGAAACACCATGA